A window of Piliocolobus tephrosceles isolate RC106 chromosome 13, ASM277652v3, whole genome shotgun sequence contains these coding sequences:
- the LMO2 gene encoding rhombotin-2 isoform X1 has protein sequence MTCYHSVPALSPIPSHNCLTLVKEKGNETRDRGKLSENRPSRERRKPGERRTVPSPPPGRRPRSALGGEQRAATRAEGSAVSVLERGGASSPPERRSKRRRRSGGGGARAPEGVRAPAAGQPRATKGAPPPPGTPPPSPMSSAIERKSLDPSEEPVDEVLQIPPSLLTCGGCQQNIGDRYFLKAIDQYWHEDCLSCDLCGCRLGEVGRRLYYKLGRKLCRRDYLRLFGQDGLCASCDKRIRAYEMTMRVKDKVYHLECFKCAACQKHFCVGDRYLLINSDIVCEQDIYEWTKINGMI, from the exons ATGACTTGCTACCATTCCGTGCCAGCCCTGTCTCCTATCCCAAGTCACAACTGCTTGACCCTTGTGAAG gaaaaaggaaatgaaaccagAGACAGAGGGAAGCTGAGCGAAAATAGACCTTCCCGAGAGAGGAGGAAGCCCGGGGAGAGACGCACggtcccctccccgcccccaggCCGCCGCCCCCGTTCTGCCCTCGGCGGCGAGCAGCGCGCCGCGACCCGGGCCGAAG GGAGCGCGGTGAGTGTCCTTGAGCGCGGAGGGGCGAGCTCGCCGCCGGAGCGCCGGAGCAAGCGGAGGCGCaggagcggcggcggcggcgcccgAGCACCCGAGGGGGTCCGAGCCCCGGCAGCCGGCCAGCCCCGCGCCACAAAGGGAGCGCCCCCGCCGCCCGGCACGCCGCCTCCCTCCCCAATGTCCTCGGCCATCGAAAGGAAGAGCCTGGACCCTTCAGA GGAACCAGTGGATGAGGTGCTGCAGATCCCCCCGTCCCTGCTGACATGCGGCGGCTGCCAGCAGAATATCGGGGACCGCTACTTCCTGAAGGCCATCGACCAGTACTGGCACGAGGACTGCCTGAGCTGCGACCTCTGTGGCTGCCGGCTGGGTGAGGTGGGCCGGCGCCTCTACTACAAACTGGGCCGGAAGCTCTGCCGGAGAGACTATCTCAG GCTTTTTGGGCAAGACGGTCTCTGCGCATCCTGTGACAAACGGATTCGTGCCTATGAGATGACAATGCGGGTGAAAGACAAAGTGTATCACCTGGAATGTTTCAAATGTGCTGCCTGTCAGAAGCATTTCTGTGTAGGTGACAGATACCTCCTCATCAACTCTGACATAGTGTGCGAACAGGACATCTACGAGTGGACTAAGATCAATGGGATGATATAG
- the LMO2 gene encoding rhombotin-2 isoform X3, with protein sequence MEGSAVSVLERGGASSPPERRSKRRRRSGGGGARAPEGVRAPAAGQPRATKGAPPPPGTPPPSPMSSAIERKSLDPSEEPVDEVLQIPPSLLTCGGCQQNIGDRYFLKAIDQYWHEDCLSCDLCGCRLGEVGRRLYYKLGRKLCRRDYLRLFGQDGLCASCDKRIRAYEMTMRVKDKVYHLECFKCAACQKHFCVGDRYLLINSDIVCEQDIYEWTKINGMI encoded by the exons ATGGAAG GGAGCGCGGTGAGTGTCCTTGAGCGCGGAGGGGCGAGCTCGCCGCCGGAGCGCCGGAGCAAGCGGAGGCGCaggagcggcggcggcggcgcccgAGCACCCGAGGGGGTCCGAGCCCCGGCAGCCGGCCAGCCCCGCGCCACAAAGGGAGCGCCCCCGCCGCCCGGCACGCCGCCTCCCTCCCCAATGTCCTCGGCCATCGAAAGGAAGAGCCTGGACCCTTCAGA GGAACCAGTGGATGAGGTGCTGCAGATCCCCCCGTCCCTGCTGACATGCGGCGGCTGCCAGCAGAATATCGGGGACCGCTACTTCCTGAAGGCCATCGACCAGTACTGGCACGAGGACTGCCTGAGCTGCGACCTCTGTGGCTGCCGGCTGGGTGAGGTGGGCCGGCGCCTCTACTACAAACTGGGCCGGAAGCTCTGCCGGAGAGACTATCTCAG GCTTTTTGGGCAAGACGGTCTCTGCGCATCCTGTGACAAACGGATTCGTGCCTATGAGATGACAATGCGGGTGAAAGACAAAGTGTATCACCTGGAATGTTTCAAATGTGCTGCCTGTCAGAAGCATTTCTGTGTAGGTGACAGATACCTCCTCATCAACTCTGACATAGTGTGCGAACAGGACATCTACGAGTGGACTAAGATCAATGGGATGATATAG
- the LMO2 gene encoding rhombotin-2 isoform X2 — translation MGEATRITSSAEKGNETRDRGKLSENRPSRERRKPGERRTVPSPPPGRRPRSALGGEQRAATRAEGSAVSVLERGGASSPPERRSKRRRRSGGGGARAPEGVRAPAAGQPRATKGAPPPPGTPPPSPMSSAIERKSLDPSEEPVDEVLQIPPSLLTCGGCQQNIGDRYFLKAIDQYWHEDCLSCDLCGCRLGEVGRRLYYKLGRKLCRRDYLRLFGQDGLCASCDKRIRAYEMTMRVKDKVYHLECFKCAACQKHFCVGDRYLLINSDIVCEQDIYEWTKINGMI, via the exons gaaaaaggaaatgaaaccagAGACAGAGGGAAGCTGAGCGAAAATAGACCTTCCCGAGAGAGGAGGAAGCCCGGGGAGAGACGCACggtcccctccccgcccccaggCCGCCGCCCCCGTTCTGCCCTCGGCGGCGAGCAGCGCGCCGCGACCCGGGCCGAAG GGAGCGCGGTGAGTGTCCTTGAGCGCGGAGGGGCGAGCTCGCCGCCGGAGCGCCGGAGCAAGCGGAGGCGCaggagcggcggcggcggcgcccgAGCACCCGAGGGGGTCCGAGCCCCGGCAGCCGGCCAGCCCCGCGCCACAAAGGGAGCGCCCCCGCCGCCCGGCACGCCGCCTCCCTCCCCAATGTCCTCGGCCATCGAAAGGAAGAGCCTGGACCCTTCAGA GGAACCAGTGGATGAGGTGCTGCAGATCCCCCCGTCCCTGCTGACATGCGGCGGCTGCCAGCAGAATATCGGGGACCGCTACTTCCTGAAGGCCATCGACCAGTACTGGCACGAGGACTGCCTGAGCTGCGACCTCTGTGGCTGCCGGCTGGGTGAGGTGGGCCGGCGCCTCTACTACAAACTGGGCCGGAAGCTCTGCCGGAGAGACTATCTCAG GCTTTTTGGGCAAGACGGTCTCTGCGCATCCTGTGACAAACGGATTCGTGCCTATGAGATGACAATGCGGGTGAAAGACAAAGTGTATCACCTGGAATGTTTCAAATGTGCTGCCTGTCAGAAGCATTTCTGTGTAGGTGACAGATACCTCCTCATCAACTCTGACATAGTGTGCGAACAGGACATCTACGAGTGGACTAAGATCAATGGGATGATATAG